A section of the Virgibacillus sp. NKC19-3 genome encodes:
- a CDS encoding C40 family peptidase, producing MKKTIVAVSTVATVGIGSAFFGASAYAEPIDELQHQQSQIENNRSDLKANLSEAESEIADVLFDLEELNEEIEQVDEALEHNQSKMDEAEEDIAKKQDKVDSLEEEISKLEEKIEKRFEILKERLVSYQQNGGDVNYLEVIFGSKSFGDLVNRVSAVNKITDSDAALVEEQKNDKQQVEEKQAEVLANLEELKNKKSELDEMTVLIEDQKQQNEESKEELLTRQSDLEELKEGLEMEDSQLAALEDKVKKGIAEENQPEPSSQDVELASESADEESDANVTTVSSEENSSNGTNSNSSDNNNDSSNTDDNSSNSNHDATNTSSSNHDNNSTNSNSNHDSNDTSNNSDTNNNDSSDKPKQPSTPSGSGMSAVINAGNPHLGTPYRWGGKTPSGFDCSGFVSWAFAQGGYSIPSTTGALAGTGKKVSYSEAQPGDLVFFDTAGSNTHVGIYLGGDKFIGSQNSTGLAVADMNSSYWSGAFNGHVRRVN from the coding sequence TTGAAAAAAACAATAGTAGCTGTTTCAACAGTGGCCACCGTTGGTATAGGTAGTGCGTTTTTTGGTGCTTCAGCTTATGCAGAGCCCATAGACGAGTTACAACACCAACAATCGCAAATCGAAAATAATCGCTCGGACTTAAAAGCAAATCTATCAGAAGCAGAATCCGAAATTGCAGACGTGTTATTCGACCTAGAAGAATTAAATGAGGAAATCGAACAAGTTGATGAAGCATTGGAACATAACCAGAGCAAAATGGATGAAGCAGAAGAAGATATTGCAAAAAAGCAAGATAAAGTAGATTCATTAGAAGAAGAAATTAGTAAATTAGAGGAAAAAATCGAAAAACGGTTCGAGATTTTAAAAGAAAGACTTGTTTCCTATCAACAAAATGGTGGGGATGTAAATTATTTGGAAGTAATATTTGGTTCCAAAAGTTTTGGGGATCTTGTCAACCGTGTTTCAGCGGTTAACAAGATTACAGATTCCGATGCAGCCTTGGTAGAAGAACAGAAAAATGATAAGCAGCAAGTGGAAGAAAAACAAGCAGAAGTACTAGCTAATTTAGAAGAATTAAAAAATAAAAAGTCAGAGCTTGACGAAATGACTGTATTAATTGAAGATCAGAAACAACAAAACGAGGAATCCAAAGAAGAATTATTGACCAGACAGAGTGATTTAGAAGAACTAAAAGAAGGACTGGAAATGGAAGATAGCCAGTTAGCAGCACTTGAAGATAAAGTCAAGAAGGGCATTGCGGAAGAAAATCAACCAGAACCTTCATCACAAGATGTTGAATTGGCTTCTGAATCGGCTGATGAAGAATCAGATGCTAATGTTACGACTGTAAGCAGTGAAGAAAATAGCAGCAACGGTACGAACAGTAACAGTAGTGACAATAATAATGATAGCAGTAATACGGACGATAACAGTAGCAACAGTAATCATGATGCTACTAATACGAGTAGCAGTAATCATGATAACAATAGTACGAATAGCAACAGTAATCATGATAGCAACGATACGAGCAATAACAGTGATACCAACAATAATGATAGCAGTGACAAACCAAAGCAACCATCAACTCCAAGTGGTAGCGGCATGAGCGCTGTAATAAATGCAGGGAATCCACATCTTGGTACCCCATATCGCTGGGGTGGGAAGACCCCAAGTGGTTTTGATTGCTCCGGATTTGTATCATGGGCATTCGCACAAGGAGGATATTCTATTCCATCCACGACAGGAGCATTAGCAGGTACAGGCAAGAAAGTATCTTACAGTGAAGCACAACCCGGTGATTTGGTATTTTTCGACACTGCTGGATCAAATACTCATGTAGGCATCTATCTCGGTGGCGATAAATTTATTGGTTCACAAAATTCTACAGGATTAGCCGTAGCTGATATGAACAGTTCATATTGGAGTGGTGCATTTAACGGTCATGTACGTCGTGTTAATTAA
- a CDS encoding Fur family transcriptional regulator: MNVNEAVDRLKEKGYKTTGKRKDILEYFEEANGYRTAKDLIQHMESNYEGISFDTVYRNLHLYDEIGILEATELNGEKQFRLNCTDHHHHHFICNDCGKTKEIEVCPMDEIENTLTNYAIEGHKFEIYGLCPMCQSR, translated from the coding sequence ATGAATGTAAATGAAGCAGTCGATCGTTTAAAAGAAAAAGGATATAAAACAACCGGGAAGCGAAAAGACATTTTAGAATACTTTGAAGAAGCGAATGGATATCGTACGGCTAAGGATTTAATTCAACATATGGAATCCAACTACGAGGGGATAAGTTTTGACACAGTTTATCGCAATCTCCATTTGTACGATGAAATAGGAATATTAGAAGCAACCGAATTAAATGGTGAAAAACAATTTCGTCTGAATTGCACCGACCATCACCATCATCATTTTATTTGTAACGATTGTGGAAAAACAAAAGAAATAGAAGTTTGTCCCATGGATGAAATAGAAAACACGCTCACTAATTATGCGATTGAAGGACATAAATTTGAAATTTATGGTTTGTGTCCGATGTGTCAAAGCAGATGA
- a CDS encoding response regulator, with translation MIKILFADDHEMVRIGVSSYLSAQPDMEVVAEADDGGPAVEKALALKPDIILMDLVMKEMDGIEATSHIIAQWPEARIIIVTSFLDDEKVYPALEAGATSYMLKTSKASEIAKAVRATYEGQSILEPEVTGKIMNRMREKPAEDLHEQLTDREMEILLLVAQGKINQEIADELYIALKTVKVHVSNILGKLEVQDRTQAVIYAFKHDLIQ, from the coding sequence ATGATTAAAATTCTATTCGCCGATGATCATGAAATGGTACGGATTGGTGTGTCATCATACCTTTCTGCTCAACCTGATATGGAGGTTGTTGCTGAAGCAGATGATGGTGGGCCTGCAGTTGAAAAGGCATTGGCGTTAAAACCGGATATTATTTTGATGGATCTTGTAATGAAAGAAATGGACGGAATTGAAGCAACAAGTCATATTATTGCACAGTGGCCGGAAGCGAGGATTATTATTGTCACCAGTTTTCTTGATGATGAAAAAGTTTATCCGGCACTGGAAGCTGGAGCAACAAGCTATATGTTGAAAACATCAAAGGCAAGCGAAATTGCTAAAGCAGTCCGTGCTACGTATGAAGGGCAATCGATTTTGGAACCTGAAGTCACAGGGAAAATCATGAATCGCATGCGGGAAAAACCTGCTGAGGATCTGCATGAACAATTGACAGATCGTGAAATGGAAATTTTGCTATTAGTCGCTCAGGGGAAAATAAATCAGGAAATTGCGGATGAATTATATATCGCATTAAAAACGGTAAAAGTACATGTGAGCAATATTTTAGGAAAATTGGAAGTCCAGGACCGGACACAGGCTGTGATTTATGCGTTTAAGCATGATTTGATTCAGTGA
- a CDS encoding metal ABC transporter permease, producing MLTDFFEYDFLRYTFLTGLLIGIIAPLLGTFIVVRRLSLIADALSHVTLAGIAFGLMLEKFAITFFAPLYSGMFFSVIGSILIEKLRNVYKAYQELAIPIILSSGVGLSVIFISVADGFNTELFNYLFGSVSAVSQNDFFTILGISIFIIFAVILFYKELFTLSFDEEHATISGIHAKRIHMLFIVLTALVIAASMSIVGVLLVSALMTLPVAASMRLAKGFKQMMFLSIVFGELAVIIGLITGYYLSIPPGGTIVMVAIIILLASIGVKQFNFKFKKGREAK from the coding sequence ATGTTAACAGATTTTTTTGAATATGATTTTCTACGATATACATTTTTAACAGGCCTACTGATCGGGATTATCGCTCCGTTACTTGGTACATTTATCGTTGTAAGGAGGCTCTCACTTATTGCAGATGCCTTGTCCCATGTTACATTAGCAGGAATTGCATTTGGTTTAATGTTGGAAAAGTTCGCGATCACATTTTTCGCACCTTTATATAGTGGAATGTTTTTTTCCGTCATCGGTTCGATATTAATTGAGAAATTACGAAATGTGTACAAAGCCTATCAGGAGCTGGCGATTCCAATTATTCTATCTAGTGGCGTCGGATTAAGCGTCATTTTCATTTCTGTTGCTGATGGATTTAATACAGAGTTATTCAATTATCTCTTTGGATCGGTTTCGGCTGTTAGCCAGAATGATTTCTTTACAATATTGGGTATTTCTATCTTTATCATCTTTGCTGTTATACTATTTTATAAGGAACTTTTTACCCTATCCTTTGATGAAGAACATGCAACAATATCCGGTATTCATGCCAAACGCATCCATATGCTTTTTATTGTTTTAACAGCATTGGTTATTGCAGCTTCCATGAGTATCGTTGGTGTGCTGCTCGTATCAGCATTGATGACATTACCTGTTGCTGCAAGTATGCGACTTGCTAAAGGATTCAAGCAAATGATGTTCTTATCTATTGTATTTGGTGAACTCGCTGTTATTATAGGATTAATAACCGGTTATTATTTAAGTATCCCACCGGGTGGTACAATTGTTATGGTAGCCATTATTATTTTATTAGCCTCCATTGGTGTCAAACAATTTAATTTTAAATTTAAGAAAGGCAGGGAAGCGAAATGA
- a CDS encoding metal ABC transporter ATP-binding protein: MAEPVVSMKNISYAYEQSNVLQHVNFEIPRGAFMGLLGPNGGGKTTLVKLILGVLKPDSGSIQLLNQPIERFKEWDKFGFVSQKANSFNKGFPATVYEVVSMGLTAKVGYLRFFKKQHKEKILQAIDQVGMLDYAYKNVGNLSGGQQQRVFIARSLVNEPELLILDEPTVGVDNENVRRFYDLLHQLNEERNITLLLVTHDTSTMTKHATDIVCLNKTLHFHGNPDEYTSLSEKDLSGFYGYPVNIVTHAN; this comes from the coding sequence ATGGCAGAGCCAGTCGTTTCCATGAAAAATATAAGTTATGCCTATGAACAAAGTAATGTATTGCAACATGTTAATTTTGAAATCCCTCGTGGTGCATTCATGGGATTATTAGGTCCTAACGGAGGTGGAAAAACAACCCTGGTTAAACTCATTCTTGGAGTTTTGAAACCAGACAGCGGATCCATCCAACTTCTGAATCAACCGATAGAGAGATTCAAAGAATGGGATAAATTCGGATTTGTTTCTCAAAAGGCCAATTCCTTTAATAAAGGATTCCCTGCTACCGTGTATGAAGTTGTTTCCATGGGGCTTACAGCTAAAGTAGGCTACTTGAGGTTTTTCAAAAAACAACATAAAGAAAAAATTCTTCAAGCCATTGATCAAGTAGGGATGCTTGATTATGCTTATAAAAACGTTGGAAACTTATCCGGGGGGCAGCAACAACGTGTATTTATTGCGCGTTCATTAGTAAATGAACCGGAGCTCTTAATATTAGATGAGCCAACAGTAGGTGTGGACAATGAAAACGTCCGCCGCTTTTACGATCTGCTGCATCAACTCAACGAAGAACGTAACATCACCCTACTACTCGTCACGCATGACACAAGTACTATGACAAAGCATGCAACAGATATTGTTTGTTTAAATAAAACACTGCATTTTCATGGGAATCCGGATGAATATACGTCCTTATCTGAAAAAGACCTATCCGGATTTTATGGTTACCCCGTAAACATTGTCACACACGCAAATTAG
- a CDS encoding sensor histidine kinase yields the protein MSTMIRHVFTAVLFSLFLALILVGLTLLIFPLDDWSLILKKEIGNVSFLLLVIGISITLGTILGLSIGRYWKQRLHQIEHRLDEMVKGQKFTTGDVTYKELGNIEMRMEQLQEKLRNQTEYSQRLATERANEREQSLQEIVVQERNRLARELHDSVSQQLFAASMMMSAINESNPPEHDSIKKQMQMVENMIHQSQLEMRALLLHLRPAALKGKSLQKGVEELLIEMTQKVPMEIDWKIEEFRADKGVEDQLFRILQESMSNTLRHAEAVTFHVMLIERDETVILRTVDNGKGFDMENSRTGSYGLQNMRERAYEVGGFFKVISVPNEGTQLEVKVPNLRKEVEPND from the coding sequence ATGAGTACAATGATACGTCATGTTTTCACCGCAGTCCTATTTAGTTTATTCCTGGCATTGATATTAGTAGGTTTAACGCTGCTAATTTTTCCTTTAGACGATTGGTCACTTATTTTAAAAAAGGAAATTGGTAATGTATCATTTCTACTACTGGTGATAGGAATATCAATCACATTGGGTACGATACTTGGCCTATCCATAGGACGGTATTGGAAGCAACGACTTCATCAGATTGAACATAGACTGGATGAAATGGTTAAAGGTCAAAAATTCACAACAGGAGACGTGACCTACAAAGAATTAGGCAACATCGAGATGCGGATGGAGCAGCTCCAAGAGAAGCTTAGGAACCAGACGGAATATTCACAGCGGTTGGCTACAGAAAGAGCCAACGAACGGGAGCAAAGCCTTCAGGAAATTGTAGTCCAGGAAAGAAATCGACTAGCAAGGGAGCTGCATGACTCGGTTAGTCAGCAGCTGTTTGCCGCATCGATGATGATGTCAGCTATAAATGAATCGAATCCACCGGAACACGATTCGATAAAGAAACAAATGCAAATGGTGGAAAACATGATTCATCAATCTCAACTTGAAATGCGTGCATTATTACTTCATCTACGTCCGGCCGCGTTAAAAGGGAAATCCTTACAGAAAGGTGTCGAGGAACTACTGATTGAGATGACGCAAAAAGTGCCAATGGAGATTGATTGGAAGATTGAGGAATTCAGGGCTGATAAAGGTGTCGAGGATCAACTTTTTCGCATTCTGCAAGAGTCTATGTCGAATACACTTCGACATGCAGAAGCTGTCACGTTTCATGTTATGTTAATTGAACGTGATGAGACAGTGATTTTACGAACAGTTGATAATGGAAAGGGCTTTGATATGGAAAATAGTAGAACGGGTTCTTACGGTCTGCAAAATATGCGTGAACGTGCTTATGAAGTAGGAGGTTTCTTTAAAGTTATAAGTGTACCTAATGAAGGTACACAGTTAGAGGTAAAAGTCCCGAACCTAAGAAAAGAGGTTGAGCCTAATGATTAA
- a CDS encoding aromatic acid exporter family protein, with amino-acid sequence MRRFHFVGSRVAKTGVSIFLTAWICELLGWPPVFAVITAIVTIEPTVSDSIKKGIVRLPASAIGSAYAVLFIALFGNSPLTYTLAAVFTITTCFRLKLHAGLLVATLTAVAMVEVIHSNYFISFVIRLGTTTVGILVSTVVNMFVFPPDYTEDIMKNIRAMGKRTGKITGLVFRGILEDKQNVAEKDMVDQLEKKMMQTETLIRFQKEEAKYHPLVGSEKLQFDHAQNQMVQLRLIHYHIDNLINTPLTTNNWSKEEKSIILHAVTKLSKALEDESYYNPVKHQQELRQITEIFWEDNEEITRSSKQYPTNFPPELIILYELLSIYNLVTKFYRK; translated from the coding sequence GTGAGACGATTTCATTTTGTGGGTAGCCGTGTTGCCAAAACGGGGGTATCTATTTTCCTTACGGCATGGATTTGTGAATTACTAGGCTGGCCCCCGGTATTTGCGGTTATTACAGCAATTGTTACCATAGAGCCTACTGTGTCGGATTCTATAAAAAAAGGAATCGTTCGTCTTCCTGCGTCTGCTATTGGATCGGCATATGCTGTACTATTTATTGCTTTATTTGGTAATTCTCCGCTAACGTATACGCTCGCAGCCGTTTTTACAATAACTACATGCTTCAGATTGAAATTGCATGCGGGCTTACTTGTTGCAACACTTACAGCTGTTGCTATGGTCGAGGTTATTCATAGCAATTATTTCATTTCATTTGTTATTCGACTCGGAACAACAACAGTAGGAATATTGGTTTCCACCGTGGTAAATATGTTTGTATTTCCACCAGATTACACGGAAGACATCATGAAAAATATTCGTGCAATGGGCAAGCGAACGGGAAAAATCACAGGCCTTGTTTTCCGGGGTATCCTAGAAGATAAACAGAACGTCGCTGAAAAGGATATGGTGGATCAGCTTGAAAAAAAGATGATGCAAACCGAAACCTTAATCCGTTTTCAAAAAGAAGAAGCCAAATATCATCCGCTTGTAGGAAGTGAAAAACTTCAGTTTGATCATGCACAGAATCAAATGGTGCAATTACGTTTAATCCATTACCATATCGATAACTTAATCAACACACCATTAACGACGAACAATTGGTCAAAAGAGGAAAAATCTATCATATTACACGCTGTGACGAAGCTGTCTAAAGCATTGGAAGACGAATCATACTACAATCCAGTAAAACACCAACAGGAGCTGCGGCAAATAACGGAAATCTTTTGGGAGGATAATGAAGAAATCACAAGGAGCAGCAAACAATACCCGACGAATTTCCCACCGGAGTTGATTATCTTGTACGAATTGCTATCGATTTACAATCTTGTTACAAAATTTTACAGGAAATAG
- a CDS encoding fluoride efflux transporter FluC, with protein MIILWIALGGFAGSIARFYISVKTNKHVIGTWTANVTGSILLALLFYFHMTDSISEWIWFFLGIGFSGAYTTFSTFGNETLQFILNRKYVHAASYVTASLTISLFVVFIVFSLFTSS; from the coding sequence ATGATAATTTTATGGATTGCCTTAGGTGGATTTGCTGGAAGTATTGCACGATTTTATATTTCCGTAAAAACGAATAAACACGTCATCGGCACATGGACTGCTAACGTTACAGGTTCTATTTTGTTGGCCTTATTATTCTATTTTCACATGACAGATTCTATCTCAGAATGGATTTGGTTCTTTTTGGGTATTGGATTTAGTGGTGCCTATACAACTTTCTCCACCTTTGGAAATGAAACCTTACAGTTCATTCTCAATAGAAAATATGTACATGCAGCAAGTTATGTTACCGCCTCTCTTACTATCTCCCTTTTCGTTGTTTTTATTGTGTTTTCTTTATTTACATCATCGTAG
- a CDS encoding DMT family transporter, with protein MATWALIIVVISAVIHAMWNFLAKKSSGGTAFVWLYMVVSAVIYSPLAAVIIVLSDMKFGWLELTLILASAVLHMLYAVALQKGYRVGDFSLIYPIARGIGPMLIAISAFFLLGEELNRVGQIGILLIIFSVFIFTGGLRILQEKNVLPAILYGLLIGCIIASYSLLDKYIVSVTVIHPILLSYGSILGQVLLLIPFAKKHWQEVRQDWKQLKLETIGVGFLNPLAYILILMAMVTTPVSYVSPVRELSILIGAVLGVVFFNENFGRRRIIAAAIMVIGVIAIAIS; from the coding sequence ATGGCGACTTGGGCATTAATTATTGTCGTAATTTCCGCTGTTATTCATGCAATGTGGAATTTCTTAGCAAAAAAGTCATCAGGGGGTACTGCTTTTGTATGGCTCTATATGGTTGTGAGTGCTGTAATTTATAGCCCCCTTGCTGCTGTTATTATCGTATTATCTGATATGAAGTTTGGATGGTTAGAACTCACATTAATTTTGGCAAGTGCTGTTTTACATATGCTTTATGCAGTAGCCTTACAAAAGGGATACCGAGTAGGAGATTTTTCATTGATCTATCCGATTGCCCGTGGAATTGGTCCAATGCTGATTGCGATATCAGCGTTTTTCTTATTGGGAGAAGAGCTGAATCGAGTGGGGCAGATAGGTATTTTACTTATTATTTTCAGTGTGTTTATATTTACTGGGGGCTTACGGATTTTACAAGAAAAAAATGTGCTTCCTGCGATTTTGTATGGGCTCTTGATTGGATGCATAATTGCGAGTTATTCTCTTTTGGACAAATATATTGTCAGTGTGACGGTAATCCATCCAATCTTACTCAGTTATGGTAGTATTCTTGGACAAGTACTTTTACTTATTCCATTTGCTAAAAAACATTGGCAGGAAGTCCGTCAAGACTGGAAGCAGCTGAAGCTGGAGACGATTGGTGTAGGTTTTTTGAATCCATTGGCTTATATTTTGATATTAATGGCAATGGTGACTACCCCGGTGAGTTATGTTTCGCCGGTAAGAGAGTTGAGTATTTTAATTGGCGCAGTACTTGGAGTCGTTTTCTTCAACGAGAATTTTGGAAGACGACGAATTATTGCTGCGGCGATTATGGTAATTGGAGTAATTGCCATAGCTATTTCTTAA
- the liaF gene encoding cell wall-active antibiotics response protein LiaF: MFKRLTTDTYNWILIIGVVLFIFEIVFFFGGTIIPALFSGFFMYIGWKKFDQLWGKILFWISLVGLVFAVLNLLAVRFLIIAAIVLFILNYSKSKKETEHINPMFPDVDEETMDSIIEMKPLFDHKLFEDQETENTAYQWRDVNIHGAFGDRMIDLSNTVLPKDTAIISIRHIMGNIEIYVPYEVEVSIHHSSVFGRAYIFGNHHWKLMNKSLLYQTSNYGGTYPRVKIITSIFSGDIEVKRI; the protein is encoded by the coding sequence ATGTTTAAACGGTTGACAACAGATACGTATAACTGGATCCTGATCATTGGAGTGGTCCTCTTTATTTTTGAAATTGTCTTCTTTTTTGGAGGTACTATCATCCCGGCACTGTTCTCCGGTTTTTTTATGTATATTGGCTGGAAAAAATTTGACCAACTATGGGGGAAAATTTTATTTTGGATTTCATTAGTTGGTCTGGTATTTGCTGTATTGAACTTACTTGCGGTTCGCTTCTTGATAATTGCAGCAATTGTTTTATTCATCCTTAATTATTCAAAGTCCAAAAAAGAGACAGAACACATAAACCCGATGTTTCCTGATGTTGATGAAGAAACGATGGATTCAATAATAGAAATGAAACCATTATTTGATCATAAATTATTTGAAGATCAGGAAACAGAGAATACTGCATACCAATGGCGAGATGTAAATATTCATGGAGCTTTTGGGGATCGTATGATTGATCTGAGCAACACAGTTCTGCCTAAGGATACTGCAATCATTTCCATCCGGCATATAATGGGAAATATTGAAATTTACGTCCCCTACGAAGTGGAAGTGAGTATCCATCACAGTTCTGTTTTTGGTCGGGCATATATTTTTGGAAACCATCACTGGAAATTAATGAATAAATCACTTTTGTATCAAACATCAAACTATGGTGGTACATACCCACGTGTAAAAATCATTACGTCTATATTTTCCGGGGATATTGAGGTGAAACGAATATGA
- a CDS encoding PspA/IM30 family protein, with translation MATNIFTRMKDSISADLHNMMDQKEQKNPIAALNQYLRQSEQEKDKVRKLVDRQYKLKDEFTREYHMAQDLADKRRKQANIAEKAGEEQMREFAMKEHEEYQVRAERMKASREEAVEQLETLEQKYEEMKHKLKDMHLRRMELMGRENIAHANHQINKVTEETADKPFSRFEEMEQYIEGLEYKVNSSYYRSTFDSKIAKLEQEMDDKAN, from the coding sequence ATGGCTACAAACATATTTACACGGATGAAAGATTCGATTTCAGCAGATCTGCACAATATGATGGATCAAAAGGAACAGAAAAACCCAATAGCTGCTTTAAATCAATACCTGCGTCAAAGTGAACAGGAAAAAGATAAAGTTCGAAAATTAGTAGATCGTCAGTACAAATTGAAAGATGAATTCACGAGAGAGTATCATATGGCACAGGATCTTGCAGATAAGCGACGAAAGCAGGCAAATATTGCAGAAAAAGCCGGCGAAGAACAAATGCGTGAATTTGCGATGAAGGAACATGAGGAATATCAAGTACGTGCTGAGCGTATGAAGGCTTCCCGAGAAGAAGCGGTGGAACAATTGGAAACACTGGAACAAAAATATGAAGAAATGAAGCATAAGCTAAAAGATATGCATCTGCGTCGCATGGAATTAATGGGACGTGAGAATATTGCACATGCGAACCATCAGATAAATAAAGTCACCGAAGAAACGGCTGACAAACCCTTTTCCCGCTTCGAGGAGATGGAACAATATATCGAGGGCTTGGAGTATAAAGTAAATAGCTCCTACTATCGAAGCACATTTGATAGTAAAATTGCCAAGCTTGAGCAGGAAATGGACGATAAAGCAAATTAG
- a CDS encoding VLRF1 family aeRF1-type release factor, with protein sequence MDLNKEIQKLETVRNDNSNKVFTMYLNTDPSDPDQQGGEWKIHLKNGLRNFENYLNEDDDKEEQKNFQAVKEKVERFVKGNEQNFLKGIVLFATADGEVWFATRVQMPLETAFYWQETPQLEQLKQLSAKYPNSGIILVQQNEIKVIDVYLNEIKNTYSYELDIDTDNWREKTTTDIGASSTNQYTDKFKDRIEANQQRWYKKIAPKLDKQAKDKGWEKIYIIGESDPANELKEQMNKPVYEVIQKNMLDHEESNVLQEVFG encoded by the coding sequence ATGGATTTAAATAAGGAAATTCAAAAATTAGAGACTGTAAGAAATGATAATTCCAACAAAGTATTTACGATGTATTTAAACACTGATCCATCTGATCCTGACCAGCAGGGTGGAGAATGGAAAATTCATCTAAAAAACGGATTACGTAACTTTGAAAACTATCTGAATGAAGATGATGATAAGGAAGAACAGAAGAATTTTCAAGCGGTTAAAGAAAAGGTGGAAAGATTCGTCAAGGGCAATGAACAGAACTTTTTAAAGGGGATTGTACTATTTGCTACAGCGGACGGAGAAGTATGGTTTGCAACGCGGGTACAAATGCCACTAGAGACAGCATTTTATTGGCAAGAGACACCACAATTAGAACAATTGAAGCAATTGAGCGCCAAATATCCGAATTCAGGAATCATACTCGTCCAACAAAATGAGATAAAAGTCATCGATGTTTATTTAAACGAAATAAAAAATACCTATTCTTATGAGTTGGATATTGATACAGATAATTGGCGTGAAAAAACGACTACAGATATAGGGGCTTCATCGACTAATCAATATACGGATAAATTCAAAGATAGAATTGAGGCAAATCAGCAGCGTTGGTATAAAAAAATTGCTCCGAAATTGGATAAGCAAGCAAAAGACAAAGGTTGGGAGAAGATTTATATAATCGGTGAATCCGATCCCGCAAATGAATTGAAAGAACAGATGAATAAACCTGTCTATGAAGTGATTCAAAAGAATATGCTGGATCATGAGGAGTCGAATGTATTGCAGGAAGTATTTGGCTAA
- the crcB gene encoding fluoride efflux transporter CrcB, with product MNVKVYIFVGIGGMIGAVIRYSISTLLMSQHGFPYATLVTNLIGCFLLSFIVNHEILKRKLSPELFTALNVGLIGAFTTFSTFAVETMELWSSNRFITMSYILTSVVGGIICCYMGFRFATKKQRQTSI from the coding sequence ATGAACGTAAAGGTTTATATTTTCGTTGGAATCGGTGGAATGATTGGAGCTGTAATTCGTTATAGTATTTCCACCTTGCTTATGTCGCAACATGGGTTTCCATATGCTACGCTAGTAACTAATTTAATCGGTTGTTTTTTACTTAGCTTCATCGTAAATCATGAAATACTAAAGCGAAAACTGTCACCGGAACTCTTTACAGCGCTTAACGTCGGACTGATTGGGGCTTTCACTACCTTCTCTACATTCGCTGTTGAAACTATGGAATTATGGAGTTCCAATCGCTTTATAACAATGAGCTATATTTTAACCAGTGTAGTTGGGGGAATCATATGCTGTTATATGGGGTTTAGATTCGCAACGAAAAAGCAAAGGCAGACTTCTATATGA
- a CDS encoding YitT family protein — protein MIKKMIVIIAGSFLIAIGINYFVIPHQLLDGGIIGLGLIGKYAFGLQPGLMIILLSIPLYVIAFLCNRKFFYNGIHGLLLSSFFIDIMHPLVSFEGTPLLISSLIGGILIGTGMGLMLLTETSTDGIELFALMLSKLTAINVGVLIFMIDGIVLWFGWVVIPDIAMIYSILLIFMIGLTTSIITSVWDRRRKGS, from the coding sequence GTGATTAAAAAAATGATTGTCATCATAGCAGGTAGTTTCTTGATTGCAATTGGCATTAATTATTTTGTTATCCCACATCAATTATTGGATGGTGGAATCATTGGTCTCGGATTAATAGGAAAATATGCATTTGGGCTGCAGCCAGGGCTCATGATTATTTTGCTGAGCATTCCTTTATACGTGATTGCCTTTCTCTGCAATCGGAAATTCTTTTACAATGGTATACATGGACTTTTACTATCTTCATTCTTTATTGATATCATGCACCCACTAGTTTCATTTGAAGGAACACCACTACTGATTAGTTCATTAATTGGCGGTATCCTTATCGGCACAGGAATGGGACTCATGCTATTAACAGAGACAAGTACAGACGGGATAGAATTGTTTGCATTAATGCTCTCGAAACTAACTGCCATTAATGTTGGCGTTTTGATTTTTATGATCGATGGTATCGTCCTATGGTTTGGCTGGGTTGTAATTCCAGACATAGCAATGATTTATTCCATTTTATTGATTTTTATGATTGGGCTGACGACGTCTATCATTACAAGTGTATGGGACAGACGTAGAAAAGGCAGCTAA